A genomic stretch from Petrimonas mucosa includes:
- a CDS encoding Wzz/FepE/Etk N-terminal domain-containing protein: MEQNIIPPVTQPVQSSEEMDLIRKLWVKRRFIISVTTIFLLLGLFIALISPVSYTASCTVVPQSGEGKSGGLSGVAAMMGVNLGSSAMTEGTLSPHIYPEIVKSAPFTLEIMQTPIVTKRSNGKEITLYEYYTNKEYQDKNILGNIKKYTFGLPFVILGSLRNSSPEETAFTTDSGTIYVLNEEEKEVYKVIQNALQVYLNPKEGYVSLSYSFPEAKPAAVITDNLYRTLEKYVATFKSEKLEDNLQFVEESFESARKDFLQAQARLAAFQDANRGLATATARSTEMRLQSEFNISFSVYSELAKQREQARIAVKENQTILTLVNPTVVPHEKSAPRRSIIILGFFMLGIITAFAWVLGIPYVEEIFSNIKGN; this comes from the coding sequence ATGGAACAGAATATAATTCCCCCTGTTACCCAACCGGTTCAATCTAGTGAGGAAATGGATCTTATTCGCAAACTGTGGGTTAAAAGGAGGTTCATCATATCAGTTACAACAATCTTTCTGCTACTCGGTCTCTTTATTGCTCTCATATCACCAGTAAGTTATACGGCCAGTTGTACCGTAGTACCTCAGAGCGGCGAAGGCAAATCTGGAGGATTAAGTGGTGTGGCTGCGATGATGGGCGTAAATCTAGGGTCATCTGCAATGACAGAAGGCACATTATCTCCGCATATATATCCTGAAATCGTTAAAAGTGCACCCTTCACTCTGGAGATAATGCAAACCCCAATTGTAACAAAGCGGTCTAACGGCAAGGAGATAACACTGTATGAGTATTATACAAATAAGGAGTACCAAGATAAAAACATTCTTGGGAATATCAAGAAATATACTTTTGGTTTACCATTTGTTATCCTTGGTAGTCTAAGAAATTCGTCCCCCGAAGAGACTGCATTCACTACTGACTCTGGTACTATATATGTCCTTAACGAAGAGGAAAAAGAGGTTTACAAAGTAATTCAGAATGCTCTACAGGTCTATCTTAATCCAAAAGAGGGATATGTATCGTTAAGTTACAGTTTTCCGGAAGCTAAACCGGCTGCTGTAATTACCGATAATCTCTACCGTACATTAGAGAAATATGTCGCTACCTTTAAGTCTGAAAAGTTGGAGGATAACTTGCAGTTTGTGGAGGAGAGTTTTGAATCTGCAAGAAAAGATTTTCTGCAAGCCCAAGCACGGTTAGCCGCCTTTCAGGATGCCAATCGTGGTTTAGCAACTGCAACAGCCCGGTCAACGGAGATGAGATTGCAAAGTGAATTTAACATTTCTTTCTCCGTGTACAGCGAACTTGCCAAGCAACGTGAACAAGCTCGAATTGCAGTTAAAGAGAATCAGACCATTCTTACATTGGTTAATCCTACGGTAGTGCCACATGAGAAAAGTGCTCCACGTAGAAGTATCATTATTTTAGGATTCTTTATGTTGGGTATTATTACTGCTTTCGCATGGGTACTAGGAATACCGTATGTAGAAGAGATATTCAGTAATATTAAGGGGAACTGA